In a single window of the Deltaproteobacteria bacterium genome:
- the glnA gene encoding type I glutamate--ammonia ligase, translating into MATQTPKDVLKSAKDNKVEAVDLKFLDLLGLWQHFTVPPSELVEEVFEEGLGFDGSSIRGWQPIHASDMLVMPDPTTAVMDPFTALPTMSLICNIVDPLTKEDYSRDPRNIARKAEAYLKSTGIGDVAYFGPEPEFFVFDEVRYEQNQHTGFYLIDSAEGQWNTGRDVDTLNDRSGRVIESKNLGYKPRYKEGYFPVQPTDTFQDIRTEMVREMEKLGYRVEKHHHEVATAGQAEIDLRFLPLVKMGDALMWYKHVVKNVARRYGKTATFMPKPVFADNGSGMHTHQSIWKGERPLFSGDRYGGLSELAMHYIGGVLKHAPALAAFTCPTTNSYHRLVPGFEAPINLAYSSRNRSAGVRIPMYSPSPKSKRIEVRFPDPACNGYIAFSAMLMAGLDGIERRLNPGDPLDKDIYALTPEELRDVPKMPGSLEEALENLKRDHDFLLKGDVFTEDVIETWIEWKMANEVSALRLRPHPYEFALYFDA; encoded by the coding sequence ATGGCGACTCAGACACCAAAGGACGTACTCAAGTCCGCGAAGGACAACAAGGTCGAGGCGGTAGACCTGAAGTTCCTCGATCTGCTGGGACTCTGGCAGCACTTCACGGTCCCGCCGAGCGAGCTCGTCGAGGAAGTGTTCGAGGAAGGACTCGGCTTCGACGGCTCGTCGATCCGCGGCTGGCAGCCCATCCACGCCTCGGACATGCTGGTGATGCCGGATCCTACGACCGCGGTCATGGATCCGTTCACGGCGCTCCCGACCATGAGCCTGATCTGCAACATCGTCGATCCCCTCACCAAGGAGGACTACTCGCGCGACCCGCGCAACATCGCGCGCAAGGCCGAGGCCTACTTGAAGTCGACCGGGATCGGCGACGTCGCCTACTTCGGGCCCGAGCCCGAGTTCTTCGTCTTCGACGAGGTGCGCTACGAGCAGAACCAGCACACCGGCTTCTACCTGATCGACTCGGCCGAGGGGCAGTGGAACACGGGCCGTGACGTCGACACGCTGAACGACCGCAGCGGCCGCGTGATCGAGAGCAAGAACCTCGGTTACAAGCCGCGCTACAAGGAAGGCTACTTCCCGGTGCAGCCGACCGACACCTTCCAGGACATCCGCACGGAGATGGTCCGCGAGATGGAAAAGCTCGGCTATCGAGTCGAGAAGCACCACCACGAGGTGGCGACGGCGGGGCAGGCGGAGATCGACCTCCGCTTCCTCCCGCTCGTCAAGATGGGCGATGCGCTCATGTGGTACAAGCACGTGGTCAAGAACGTCGCCCGCCGCTACGGCAAGACGGCGACCTTCATGCCGAAGCCGGTCTTCGCCGACAACGGCAGCGGCATGCACACCCATCAGTCGATCTGGAAGGGCGAGAGGCCCCTCTTTTCCGGCGACCGGTACGGCGGGCTGAGCGAGCTCGCGATGCACTACATCGGCGGCGTGCTGAAACACGCGCCGGCGCTCGCGGCCTTCACCTGCCCCACCACGAACTCCTACCACCGGCTGGTGCCCGGCTTCGAGGCGCCCATCAACCTCGCCTACTCGAGCCGCAACCGCTCGGCCGGCGTGCGCATCCCGATGTACTCGCCCTCGCCCAAATCGAAGCGCATCGAGGTCCGCTTCCCCGACCCGGCGTGCAACGGCTACATCGCCTTCTCGGCCATGCTGATGGCTGGCCTCGACGGCATCGAGCGGCGCCTCAACCCCGGCGATCCGCTCGACAAGGACATCTACGCGCTCACGCCCGAGGAGTTGCGGGACGTCCCCAAGATGCCAGGCTCGCTCGAAGAGGCGCTCGAGAACTTGAAGCGCGACCACGACTTCCTGCTCAAGGGCGACGTCTTCACCGAGGACGTCATCGAGACGTGGATCGAGTGGAAGATGGCGAACGAGGTGAGCGCCCTCCGGCTCCGCCCGCATCCATACGAGTTCGCGCTCTACTTCGACGCCTGA
- a CDS encoding helix-hairpin-helix domain-containing protein has product MLAGTGRGAVAAGAAPPAAGARVNINSAGADELAKLPGVGPAKARAIIEYRSEAPFQKPEDLRKVKGIGDRLYDRLKDQITIEPAATPKGRGG; this is encoded by the coding sequence ATGCTGGCCGGGACGGGGCGCGGCGCCGTCGCCGCCGGTGCCGCGCCCCCAGCCGCGGGCGCACGCGTCAACATCAACTCGGCGGGTGCGGACGAGCTCGCAAAGCTGCCGGGCGTCGGGCCGGCGAAGGCGCGCGCGATCATCGAGTATCGCAGCGAGGCACCGTTCCAGAAGCCCGAGGATCTGCGCAAGGTGAAGGGCATCGGCGACCGGCTCTACGACCGGCTGAAGGATCAGATCACGATCGAGCCGGCAGCGACTCCAAAGGGCCGCGGCGGCTGA
- a CDS encoding P-II family nitrogen regulator, with product MKKVEAIIKPFKLDEVKESLSAIGVQGITVSEVKGFGRQKGHTELYRGAEYVVDFLPKVKLEIIVRDEQVADVVETIEKAAKTGRIGDGKIFVLPIDEVVRIRTGERGGDAI from the coding sequence ATGAAGAAGGTCGAGGCGATCATCAAGCCGTTCAAGCTCGACGAGGTGAAGGAGAGCCTCTCCGCGATCGGGGTGCAGGGCATCACCGTGAGCGAGGTGAAAGGGTTCGGCCGGCAGAAGGGACACACCGAGCTCTACCGGGGCGCGGAGTACGTGGTCGACTTCCTCCCCAAGGTGAAGCTCGAGATCATCGTGCGCGACGAGCAAGTCGCGGACGTGGTGGAGACCATCGAGAAGGCGGCCAAGACCGGCCGCATCGGCGACGGGAAGATCTTCGTGTTGCCGATCGACGAGGTCGTGCGCATCCGCACCGGCGAGCGCGGCGGCGACGCAATTTGA
- the def gene encoding peptide deformylase, whose product MALRQILEYPNPLLKKRAAPVADISGEVVTLVDDLAETMYAAPGVGLAATQVGVGQRVIVLDVHGEDEAPGKRLLKLINPEIAEREGEVVWEEGCLSVPGLTAPVKRARRVLVRAWTPEEREVQVEAEELLAVALQHEIDHLDGRLFLDRLSRLKRDLYRARQRKLERQGRKSGGARPLLI is encoded by the coding sequence ATGGCGCTCCGCCAGATACTCGAGTATCCGAATCCGCTGCTCAAGAAGCGGGCGGCCCCGGTCGCCGACATCAGCGGCGAGGTGGTCACGCTGGTCGACGACCTGGCCGAGACGATGTACGCTGCGCCCGGCGTCGGCTTGGCCGCCACGCAGGTGGGCGTCGGCCAGCGCGTCATCGTGCTCGACGTCCACGGCGAGGACGAGGCGCCCGGGAAACGGCTCTTGAAGCTCATCAACCCCGAGATCGCCGAGCGCGAGGGCGAGGTGGTGTGGGAGGAGGGCTGCCTGTCGGTCCCCGGACTCACCGCGCCCGTCAAGCGCGCCCGCCGCGTACTGGTTCGGGCGTGGACACCCGAGGAGCGCGAGGTCCAGGTCGAGGCCGAGGAGCTGCTCGCGGTCGCGCTGCAGCACGAGATCGACCACCTCGACGGGCGGCTCTTCCTCGACCGGCTGTCGCGGCTCAAGCGCGACCTTTACCGCGCGCGCCAGCGCAAGCTCGAGCGCCAGGGGCGGAAGAGCGGCGGCGCGCGCCCGCTCCTCATCTGA
- a CDS encoding ribulose-phosphate 3-epimerase: MTAIAASILSADFGRLGEEVRAVTAAGADWIHVDVMDGRFVPPITIGPLVVEAIRRATHLPLDVHLMIETPEKQVAAFVRAGTDRLTVHVEAATDVAATVAAIREAGARPGLALNPPTPLEHIRPFTDRIDLLLVMSVNPGWGGQPFVEGSMEKLAAARRLRGETGARFVIEVDGGIKPHNAAAAVVAGADVLVAGSAIFGSPDYGATIRALRGG, translated from the coding sequence GTGACGGCCATCGCGGCCTCCATCCTCTCCGCCGACTTCGGGCGGCTCGGCGAGGAGGTGCGCGCGGTCACCGCGGCCGGTGCCGACTGGATCCATGTCGACGTCATGGACGGCCGCTTCGTACCGCCCATCACCATCGGTCCCCTGGTGGTGGAGGCGATTCGCCGAGCCACCCACCTGCCCCTCGACGTGCACCTGATGATCGAGACGCCGGAGAAGCAGGTCGCGGCGTTCGTGCGCGCCGGCACCGACCGCCTCACGGTGCACGTCGAGGCGGCGACCGACGTGGCGGCCACCGTGGCCGCCATCCGCGAGGCCGGCGCGCGCCCCGGGCTGGCGCTCAACCCGCCCACGCCCCTCGAGCACATCCGCCCGTTCACGGACCGGATCGACCTCCTCCTCGTGATGAGCGTCAACCCGGGCTGGGGCGGGCAACCGTTCGTCGAGGGATCGATGGAGAAGCTCGCCGCCGCGCGCCGCCTGCGCGGCGAGACCGGCGCCCGCTTCGTCATCGAGGTGGACGGGGGCATCAAGCCGCACAACGCCGCCGCGGCAGTTGTTGCGGGCGCGGACGTTCTGGTCGCCGGCTCCGCCATCTTCGGCTCGCCCGACTACGGCGCGACCATCCGCGCGCTGCGCGGCGGCTGA
- a CDS encoding methionyl-tRNA formyltransferase — MGTPAFACPILNALLARTDPVIGVICQPDRPRGRGLGVAAPEVKRLAAARALPVLQPERLRDAAFQDALRALAPDLVVVAAYGKILPRAVLDLPPRGCINVHASLLPRHRGAAPIAWSILAGDAVTGVTIMAMNEEMDAGDILLQRETPIAPDDTGGTLGERLARLGAAAIGEAIDGLKAGTLRPVPQPAAGVTFAPRIEREHCRLDWRRPAVELERQVRALAPEPSAFTTLEGKLLKVHRAALAAGTAPAGRVVAAGADGIVVAAGAGALRLLEVQLEGRRRLSAAEFLAGHPLAPGTCLAAR, encoded by the coding sequence ATGGGCACGCCCGCCTTCGCGTGCCCGATCCTGAACGCGCTCCTCGCGCGCACCGATCCGGTGATAGGCGTCATCTGTCAGCCCGATCGCCCGCGCGGCCGCGGGCTCGGCGTGGCGGCCCCGGAGGTGAAGCGCCTGGCCGCGGCCCGCGCCCTCCCCGTGCTGCAGCCGGAGCGCTTGCGGGACGCCGCCTTTCAGGATGCGCTCCGCGCTCTCGCGCCCGATCTCGTCGTGGTAGCCGCCTACGGGAAGATCCTGCCGCGCGCCGTCCTCGACCTCCCGCCCCGTGGCTGCATCAACGTCCACGCCTCGCTCCTGCCCCGCCACCGCGGCGCAGCGCCGATCGCATGGTCCATCCTGGCGGGCGACGCCGTCACTGGCGTCACCATCATGGCGATGAACGAGGAGATGGACGCGGGCGACATCCTCCTCCAGCGCGAGACCCCGATCGCGCCCGACGACACCGGCGGCACGCTCGGCGAGCGGCTCGCCCGCCTCGGCGCCGCCGCCATCGGCGAGGCGATCGACGGCCTCAAGGCCGGCACGCTGCGACCGGTACCGCAGCCCGCCGCCGGCGTCACCTTCGCGCCCCGCATCGAGCGCGAGCACTGCCGCCTGGACTGGCGCCGCCCGGCGGTCGAGCTCGAGCGCCAGGTGCGAGCGCTCGCTCCCGAGCCGTCGGCCTTCACCACGCTCGAGGGGAAGCTCCTCAAGGTGCACCGGGCCGCGCTCGCGGCCGGCACCGCGCCCGCCGGCCGCGTGGTCGCGGCCGGGGCGGACGGCATCGTGGTGGCGGCAGGCGCCGGCGCGCTCCGCCTGCTCGAGGTCCAGCTCGAAGGGCGACGGCGGCTCTCCGCGGCGGAGTTCCTGGCCGGGCACCCGCTCGCTCCGGGCACATGCCTCGCCGCGAGATAG
- a CDS encoding ammonium transporter, which produces MERRQRSFGARWWCVRASLAFAAVLARGSVAYADEAAKIDSGDTAWMLTSAALVLMMTAPGLALFYGGLVRSKNVLSLLMQSFIMVGLISIQWVLWGYSLAFGPDHGHVVGGLDWLGLRGVGLEPNADYAPTIPHQTFMIYQCMFAIITPALITGAFAERMKFSAFFLFSLLWATLVYDPLAHMVWGTGGLLGKVVGALDFAGGTVVHISSGTSALVCAVVLGKRLGYGSDPMPPHNMPFVLTGAALLWVGWFGFNAGSALAANALATSAFVVTNTATAAASLSWMFAEWLGRGRPTILGAASGAVAGLVAITPASGFVAPMPALVIGAVAGVLCYGACNLKTALGWYDDALDVVGVHGVGGSWGALATGLWASAQVNPAAFKAGGGAAVSEGLLISGQWGLLGAQVVAVLLTYLLAGVGSLLCLAITGAVTGGLRASEDDEFAGLDLSQHSESAYVFASSAYGGHSAFPARAAEQRSAAD; this is translated from the coding sequence ATGGAAAGGAGGCAGCGATCCTTCGGTGCGAGGTGGTGGTGTGTCCGTGCGTCGCTCGCGTTCGCGGCCGTGCTCGCGCGCGGCTCGGTGGCATACGCGGACGAGGCTGCGAAGATCGACTCGGGCGACACCGCGTGGATGCTGACCTCGGCGGCGCTCGTCCTCATGATGACGGCGCCCGGGCTCGCGCTCTTCTACGGCGGGCTGGTGCGGAGCAAGAACGTCCTCAGCCTGCTGATGCAGAGCTTCATCATGGTCGGCCTGATCAGCATCCAGTGGGTGCTCTGGGGCTACAGCCTCGCCTTCGGGCCCGATCACGGTCACGTGGTGGGCGGGCTCGACTGGTTGGGGCTGCGCGGCGTCGGCCTGGAACCGAACGCGGACTACGCCCCCACCATCCCGCACCAGACCTTCATGATCTACCAGTGCATGTTCGCGATCATCACCCCGGCACTCATCACCGGGGCCTTCGCCGAGCGCATGAAGTTCAGCGCGTTCTTCCTCTTCTCGCTCCTGTGGGCGACGTTGGTCTACGACCCGCTCGCGCACATGGTGTGGGGGACGGGCGGGCTCCTCGGCAAGGTGGTCGGTGCGCTCGACTTCGCCGGTGGCACCGTGGTGCACATCAGCTCGGGGACCTCGGCGCTGGTGTGCGCGGTCGTGCTCGGCAAGCGCCTCGGGTACGGTTCCGATCCGATGCCGCCGCACAACATGCCCTTCGTGCTGACGGGCGCCGCGCTCCTCTGGGTCGGCTGGTTCGGCTTCAACGCGGGGAGCGCGCTCGCCGCCAACGCGCTCGCCACCAGCGCCTTCGTCGTCACCAACACGGCCACCGCCGCAGCCTCGCTGTCGTGGATGTTCGCCGAGTGGCTCGGGCGCGGGAGGCCGACCATACTCGGCGCGGCGAGCGGCGCCGTCGCCGGGCTGGTGGCGATCACGCCCGCCTCGGGCTTCGTGGCGCCCATGCCGGCGCTCGTGATCGGGGCGGTCGCCGGCGTGCTGTGCTACGGCGCCTGCAACTTGAAGACGGCGCTCGGCTGGTACGACGACGCGCTCGACGTAGTGGGCGTGCACGGCGTGGGCGGGAGCTGGGGCGCGCTCGCGACCGGGCTGTGGGCCTCGGCCCAGGTGAACCCCGCCGCCTTCAAGGCGGGCGGCGGTGCCGCGGTCTCCGAGGGACTCCTCATCTCGGGGCAGTGGGGTCTCCTCGGCGCCCAGGTGGTGGCCGTGCTCCTCACCTACCTCCTGGCCGGGGTGGGCTCGCTGCTCTGCCTCGCCATCACCGGCGCGGTGACCGGCGGTCTCAGGGCGAGCGAGGACGACGAGTTCGCCGGGCTCGACCTCTCACAGCACAGCGAGAGCGCGTACGTGTTTGCGAGCAGCGCCTACGGCGGCCACTCCGCCTTCCCGGCACGAGCGGCCGAGCAGCGCAGCGCGGCGGACTGA